A genomic stretch from Polaromonas hydrogenivorans includes:
- the parA gene encoding ParA family partition ATPase produces the protein MTAKLITVFNQKGGCGKTTIAMNLAGALGLRGYTTLVVDMDPQGTASRWASSAPDDKLFPSSVISLAPMGGKMHRELRNHLESFDAIFIDCPPAMNSATPTSAMLISDLALIPVVPSPADIWAAESAKKLAEASQLSNENLLARVVANMVQRSTSLAKELVELLQEDRDFPLMKSTLGSRAAFREAQILGSSVHAVPRAATAIQEVEAMADEVLGLLGLAKSKKTGSKK, from the coding sequence ATGACTGCGAAGTTGATTACGGTGTTTAACCAAAAAGGGGGTTGTGGAAAGACCACTATCGCCATGAACCTTGCTGGAGCGCTTGGGCTTCGCGGATACACAACTTTGGTCGTAGACATGGACCCACAAGGAACAGCCAGTCGCTGGGCCAGTTCTGCTCCAGACGACAAGCTTTTTCCATCCTCGGTAATAAGTCTTGCCCCCATGGGGGGAAAGATGCACCGGGAGTTGAGAAACCACTTGGAAAGTTTTGATGCGATCTTTATCGACTGCCCTCCTGCCATGAACTCGGCCACTCCCACGTCTGCCATGCTGATCTCCGATCTCGCCCTGATCCCGGTGGTTCCGAGCCCGGCAGATATCTGGGCCGCCGAGTCAGCGAAAAAGCTCGCCGAGGCATCACAGTTGAGCAATGAAAACCTCCTGGCACGAGTGGTGGCGAACATGGTCCAACGCTCCACCTCGCTGGCTAAGGAACTGGTCGAACTCCTGCAGGAAGATAGGGATTTTCCCTTGATGAAATCGACCTTGGGTTCCCGAGCCGCATTCAGGGAGGCGCAAATTCTAGGATCCAGTGTTCATGCAGTTCCAAGGGCTGCAACCGCGATTCAGGAAGTAGAAGCCATGGCCGATGAGGTGCTGGGCCTGCTGGGTCTGGCTAAAAGTAAAAAAACAGGTAGTAAAAAATGA
- a CDS encoding porin — translation MPVKLTTLVLLAAALYAASARADDSDGPTFSFNGFGTLGMVYSSERQADFSSNFFKPNGAGYTRAWSADVDSLIAGQVTANLTPQLSAVLQVVSEQNYDDTYSPHVEWANIKYQFTPDFSVRVGRTVLPTFLFSQTRKVGYTLPWVRPPYEVYSFNPLTNSDGLDVSYRLHVGESTHTMQANVGQKDLKLASNGGTLVLRNMWSISNTAELGALTAHIAYQKFYATAPSFNVLFDAFRQFGPQGVAIADQYDVNKKPVSIIGVGANYDPGNWFVIGEWSHINTKTPFGKGTGWYVSSGYRFGKFTPFVTYAQAKADNLSDPGLTVSALPPFLAGPATGLNAALNSVLSRKAVQNTISVGGRWDFMKNTDLKLQFDHTRIGTGSSGMLINIQPGFQTGGKVNVFSATLDFVF, via the coding sequence ATGCCGGTCAAACTGACCACCCTTGTCCTGCTTGCAGCGGCGCTGTACGCCGCCAGCGCTCGCGCAGACGACTCCGACGGGCCGACGTTTTCCTTCAACGGCTTTGGTACCCTGGGCATGGTCTATTCCAGCGAGCGCCAGGCGGACTTCAGTTCCAACTTCTTCAAGCCCAATGGCGCAGGTTATACCCGCGCCTGGAGCGCCGACGTCGACAGCCTGATTGCCGGGCAAGTCACCGCCAATCTCACCCCACAGCTCTCGGCGGTCCTGCAGGTCGTCTCGGAACAGAATTACGACGACACCTACAGCCCCCATGTGGAGTGGGCGAATATTAAGTACCAGTTCACGCCGGATTTCAGTGTTCGCGTCGGCCGCACCGTGCTGCCGACCTTTCTGTTTTCCCAGACCCGCAAGGTGGGCTACACCCTTCCATGGGTGCGTCCACCGTACGAGGTTTATAGCTTCAACCCGCTCACTAACAGCGATGGCCTGGATGTAAGCTACCGTCTGCACGTCGGGGAATCGACGCACACCATGCAAGCGAATGTCGGCCAGAAGGATTTAAAGCTCGCCAGTAATGGGGGTACCCTTGTACTAAGAAACATGTGGAGTATCTCTAATACCGCCGAACTCGGTGCATTGACCGCGCACATCGCCTACCAAAAATTCTACGCGACCGCACCGTCCTTCAATGTTTTATTCGATGCCTTCCGGCAATTCGGGCCGCAAGGCGTGGCCATTGCGGATCAATACGATGTAAATAAGAAGCCCGTTTCCATCATCGGGGTTGGCGCAAACTATGACCCGGGCAACTGGTTCGTGATAGGCGAATGGAGCCATATCAACACCAAGACTCCTTTTGGCAAAGGAACTGGCTGGTATGTCAGCAGTGGTTACCGGTTCGGCAAGTTCACACCCTTTGTCACGTACGCTCAAGCAAAGGCAGACAATCTTTCCGACCCCGGCTTGACCGTATCGGCCTTACCCCCATTCTTGGCGGGGCCGGCGACCGGCCTCAATGCAGCCCTCAATTCAGTGTTGAGCAGGAAAGCCGTTCAGAACACCATTTCGGTCGGCGGCCGCTGGGATTTCATGAAGAATACTGACCTCAAACTGCAATTCGACCATACCCGCATCGGCACCGGCTCGAGTGGCATGTTGATCAACATCCAACCGGGTTTTCAGACCGGCGGCAAGGTCAACGTGTTTAGCGCCACGCTTGATTTCGTATTCTGA
- a CDS encoding type II toxin-antitoxin system RelE/ParE family toxin — translation MLQILRTAEFDGWIGSLRDKVGQKQVLARLARLSLGHWGDCKPVGQEVTELRIDSGPGYRVYCWKEGATVVVALGGGDKSSQPKDIAKAQAMVQLLKE, via the coding sequence ATGCTTCAAATCCTGCGCACCGCTGAATTCGATGGCTGGATCGGCTCGCTTCGTGACAAGGTCGGCCAAAAGCAGGTTCTGGCGCGTCTTGCCCGCCTGTCGCTGGGTCACTGGGGCGACTGCAAACCCGTCGGCCAGGAAGTCACTGAACTTCGCATTGACTCCGGGCCCGGCTATCGCGTCTATTGCTGGAAAGAGGGCGCCACGGTCGTCGTCGCCCTGGGCGGCGGCGACAAGTCCAGCCAGCCCAAGGACATCGCGAAGGCCCAGGCAATGGTCCAACTCTTGAAGGAATGA
- a CDS encoding replication initiation protein — MATRKKRDSTGRTAPASEVVDPKEFRKTNETIGLRVMEGRLSLLTRKVFNVMMYHAQQLRVPGDNAPIDTPAAKKYFWILLSDLARDAAYDSKDTEYLKQQLDELQNIKLLMENERQWTSERLVASVTLVNPHGLNKHSGQVWFGYAFPPEVHELVMAPGTYTRFSIFYQGLLRSGSALALYEVCRRYATNPSKVTASETYEHWFGVLTGNPVARNAEPTPYKYFKRDVIKPAIAEINTLTDITVELIEHKNGRRVERLQFRVEQNKQPQLGFPSQPILDMALMARVVKFGFTQSDASDFLAQHGEEKIRACAAFVEARLAQKNSAQLESPAAYFRWSLKEGNAAAQELAQPAQSPPAPLKRKSEGPTVMERFLSARAQEAMTVYKELDEVARNTVFERFKLSHTNFKSLKLERGVESPMVRSLFTHWYAKDLWGEPTAQGLANYVEQFGMNGLSSH, encoded by the coding sequence ATGGCGACAAGAAAAAAAAGAGATTCAACCGGGAGAACTGCACCAGCAAGCGAAGTGGTCGATCCGAAAGAGTTTCGAAAGACCAACGAAACCATCGGCTTGCGCGTGATGGAAGGGCGCTTGTCGCTTTTGACCCGAAAGGTATTCAACGTGATGATGTATCACGCGCAGCAATTGCGCGTCCCAGGTGACAATGCGCCTATTGATACGCCAGCAGCTAAAAAGTATTTCTGGATACTCCTGTCTGACTTAGCTCGTGACGCCGCTTACGACAGCAAAGACACCGAGTATCTGAAGCAGCAACTCGATGAGCTTCAGAATATCAAGCTGCTCATGGAAAATGAGCGGCAGTGGACCAGCGAACGTCTGGTCGCTTCCGTCACGCTGGTCAATCCCCATGGCCTCAACAAGCATTCGGGTCAGGTATGGTTCGGATATGCCTTTCCGCCGGAAGTCCACGAACTGGTCATGGCCCCCGGCACATACACCCGGTTCAGCATTTTTTACCAAGGCCTGTTGCGCTCGGGTTCGGCCTTGGCCCTGTATGAGGTGTGCCGACGCTATGCCACCAATCCCTCGAAGGTCACCGCTTCGGAAACTTATGAGCACTGGTTCGGTGTCTTGACCGGCAATCCCGTCGCGCGTAACGCCGAGCCCACGCCCTACAAGTATTTCAAACGAGACGTCATTAAGCCGGCCATCGCGGAAATCAACACGCTCACCGACATCACCGTTGAGCTGATCGAGCACAAGAATGGCCGGCGCGTCGAGCGTCTGCAATTTCGGGTTGAACAGAATAAACAGCCGCAGCTTGGCTTTCCTTCTCAGCCCATCTTGGACATGGCGCTAATGGCACGGGTCGTGAAGTTCGGGTTCACGCAGTCGGATGCTTCAGACTTCCTCGCCCAGCACGGTGAGGAAAAGATCAGGGCGTGCGCAGCCTTCGTCGAGGCGCGCCTGGCGCAAAAGAACAGCGCTCAGCTTGAATCGCCAGCAGCCTATTTTCGATGGAGCCTCAAGGAGGGCAACGCCGCCGCGCAGGAGTTGGCGCAGCCGGCGCAATCTCCGCCAGCGCCGCTCAAGAGGAAGAGCGAAGGACCCACTGTGATGGAGCGATTTCTCTCCGCGCGGGCACAAGAGGCGATGACGGTCTACAAGGAGCTTGATGAAGTAGCCCGTAACACGGTGTTTGAAAGATTCAAACTATCGCATACGAATTTCAAGTCGCTCAAGCTGGAACGCGGTGTAGAGAGCCCCATGGTTCGCTCTTTGTTCACGCATTGGTATGCGAAAGATCTCTGGGGAGAGCCAACGGCCCAGGGATTGGCCAACTATGTAGAGCAATTCGGCATGAACGGGCTGTCTTCGCATTAA
- a CDS encoding ATP-binding protein: MKTIAAVLKRELSHATAPHILFPAIAVLVLAVMWGMTLNLIRVERAAAERAAAVSSREFAETYEAQVVRALREIDQNLKFVKYAYELRDAQGLLQELKARTLLPPELLFVISIADRTGDVVASTRAPEVPNIADQNIFQTQRQRDSFAMGRAHQSKGSGEWKLQFSRRLNAADGSFSGIVMLTVDAVYFVSVYESSKLGVDGVLGILGTDGVFRARQTGEKLTAGDMVDYATLVPATNEAQSEAKLSTNTWDGVQRYTSTRQLYDFPVAVVVGLSADEQLATTRQDMETYLWRTGRASLLVILIVAVLGYLSRQLQKSRAQLLTAARQAGMAEIATNVLHNVGNVLNSVNISAGLINTRLRNSKLKGLARAVSLMDEHAGDLGEFLTRDARGKLLPTYLRELAPALELEHQAMADELGVLGKSVDHIKEVIATQQSYAGAPRFMESVRLSDLVDDALRMNEGALTRHKVEVVKELAKLPALPLDRNRLLQILVNLIDNAKHAMHGAPGHKPCITLAAALANEHVLRITVADNGEGIVPDNLTRIFSHGFTTRKNGHGFGLHSCVLAAQEMGGSLTAHSGGPGQGATFTLELPIDTAQGAS; this comes from the coding sequence TTGAAAACGATTGCCGCTGTACTGAAGCGCGAGTTGAGCCATGCAACGGCACCGCACATCCTGTTTCCCGCCATCGCCGTTCTTGTCTTGGCCGTGATGTGGGGGATGACCCTGAACCTGATCCGTGTCGAACGCGCCGCCGCCGAGCGCGCTGCCGCGGTGTCGAGCCGCGAATTCGCCGAGACCTACGAAGCGCAGGTGGTACGCGCGTTGCGCGAAATCGATCAAAACCTGAAATTCGTCAAATATGCCTATGAACTCAGGGATGCACAGGGCTTGCTGCAGGAGCTGAAGGCCAGAACCTTATTGCCGCCGGAATTGTTGTTCGTCATCAGTATTGCGGACCGCACGGGCGATGTCGTGGCCAGCACCCGGGCACCCGAGGTGCCCAATATCGCCGACCAGAACATCTTCCAGACCCAGCGCCAAAGAGACAGCTTTGCGATGGGGCGTGCGCACCAAAGCAAGGGTTCCGGCGAATGGAAACTGCAATTCAGTCGCAGGCTGAATGCGGCCGATGGCAGTTTTTCCGGCATTGTGATGCTCACGGTCGACGCGGTCTATTTCGTCAGCGTGTATGAATCCTCAAAATTGGGCGTGGATGGCGTGCTCGGCATTCTTGGCACCGATGGCGTATTTCGCGCCCGGCAAACCGGCGAAAAATTGACGGCCGGCGACATGGTCGACTATGCAACGCTGGTGCCCGCCACGAACGAGGCCCAAAGCGAAGCCAAGCTCTCGACCAATACCTGGGACGGTGTGCAGCGCTACACCAGTACACGCCAGCTCTATGACTTCCCGGTGGCCGTGGTCGTCGGACTGTCCGCGGATGAACAACTGGCAACCACGCGACAGGACATGGAAACCTACTTGTGGCGCACCGGCCGCGCAAGCCTCTTGGTGATCCTGATTGTTGCCGTGCTGGGCTACCTGAGTCGGCAGCTTCAGAAATCGCGAGCCCAATTGCTGACCGCCGCCCGCCAGGCCGGCATGGCGGAAATCGCCACCAACGTGTTGCACAACGTGGGCAACGTGCTCAATAGCGTCAACATCTCGGCGGGCTTGATCAACACGCGATTGCGCAACTCCAAGCTCAAGGGGCTGGCGCGCGCCGTGAGCCTGATGGACGAGCATGCCGGCGATCTGGGCGAGTTCCTGACGCGTGACGCCAGGGGCAAGCTGCTGCCCACCTACCTGCGCGAGTTGGCGCCCGCGCTGGAACTCGAACACCAGGCCATGGCCGATGAACTTGGCGTGCTTGGCAAGAGTGTGGACCACATCAAGGAAGTCATTGCGACCCAGCAGTCGTATGCCGGCGCGCCGCGTTTCATGGAATCCGTGCGCTTGAGCGACCTGGTGGACGACGCGTTGCGCATGAACGAAGGCGCGCTGACGCGCCACAAGGTGGAGGTCGTGAAAGAGCTGGCCAAGCTGCCGGCCCTGCCGCTGGACCGGAATCGCTTGCTGCAGATCCTGGTGAACCTGATCGACAATGCCAAGCACGCGATGCACGGCGCGCCTGGCCACAAGCCCTGCATCACGCTGGCCGCCGCCCTCGCGAACGAGCATGTCTTGCGCATCACGGTGGCCGACAACGGTGAGGGCATAGTGCCGGACAACCTGACGCGCATTTTCTCGCATGGCTTTACCACCCGCAAGAACGGACACGGCTTCGGCCTGCACAGCTGCGTGCTGGCTGCGCAGGAAATGGGCGGCAGCTTGACCGCCCACAGCGGCGGCCCCGGCCAGGGTGCGACCTTCACGCTTGAACTTCCCATCGACACAGCGCAAGGCGCGTCATGA
- a CDS encoding addiction module antidote protein has protein sequence MNPTAAEKLGIQPFDAAQYLRSDEDCALYLQACIEQAPDDAALFAKALGDIARARGMMQLARDTGITREGLYKALGEQGNPSLSTVLKVLRALGMRLHIDARPEHA, from the coding sequence ATGAATCCCACAGCTGCTGAAAAACTGGGCATCCAGCCCTTCGATGCTGCCCAATACCTGCGTTCCGATGAAGACTGCGCCCTGTACCTGCAGGCCTGCATCGAGCAGGCGCCTGACGATGCCGCCCTGTTCGCCAAAGCACTGGGCGACATCGCCCGCGCGCGCGGCATGATGCAGCTCGCCCGCGACACGGGCATCACTCGCGAAGGGCTTTACAAAGCCCTGGGCGAGCAAGGAAACCCCAGCCTGTCCACGGTCCTGAAAGTGCTGCGCGCGCTGGGCATGCGGCTGCACATCGATGCTCGGCCCGAACACGCCTAA
- a CDS encoding IS5 family transposase — MRSWHPFLPQTRLSTGNATEPSSAGARKTSGPQAIGITRGGLNTKIHAVCDALGNPLRFVLTPGQRHDSKAVPELLDGLAAKALLADKAYDSDKIVQSAQAQGMQLIIPSRVSRKKPRVLDKHRYKARHLVENLFQRMKVFRRVATRFDKLDIRFLGFVHIAGIMTWLH, encoded by the coding sequence TTGAGGAGCTGGCATCCGTTCCTACCCCAAACACGTTTATCAACTGGCAACGCGACAGAACCATCTTCAGCAGGGGCGCGCAAGACCAGTGGTCCGCAGGCCATCGGCATCACGCGCGGGGGCCTCAATACCAAGATTCACGCCGTCTGCGACGCCCTGGGCAACCCGCTGCGCTTTGTGCTGACCCCGGGCCAGCGCCACGACTCCAAAGCGGTTCCCGAACTGCTCGATGGATTGGCGGCCAAGGCCCTTCTGGCTGACAAGGCCTACGACTCGGACAAGATTGTTCAAAGCGCCCAGGCGCAAGGCATGCAGCTCATCATCCCCTCCAGGGTCAGCCGCAAAAAGCCACGTGTCCTGGACAAGCACCGCTACAAGGCGCGCCACCTGGTGGAAAACCTTTTCCAGCGCATGAAGGTCTTTCGCCGTGTGGCCACCCGCTTTGACAAGCTCGACATCCGGTTTCTGGGCTTTGTACACATCGCCGGCATCATGACGTGGCTCCACTGA
- a CDS encoding ParB/RepB/Spo0J family partition protein, with the protein MSVKFDRKSAMRATLTQEKKSVDERFARADAVLTSHPSGLASSPITTPERTFSAESSAAQGRLIVSAKLECTHENPLNARCIYDPDVVKELAASIATRGQMVPASAVAHPSIQGHYLLIDGHYRKKAAAAAGLQTMDLVVRQSEGEIELYRLSWLLNEERSAQSPLDNAFAWRKLLDKGLVQNEGKIAELLGISAATVNKTLALLNLPTAALDKMRERPAKFGVFTGYELTLAAKKIEESALLDLVNKIIAEDLSSREVSAIRAKIESGSTRKRKETSRQYKVQNNGQHIGSLKEWDSGKVALEVILINPKDRAALVAELKARFCIMK; encoded by the coding sequence ATGAGCGTCAAATTCGATCGAAAATCAGCCATGAGAGCCACGCTGACACAGGAGAAAAAGAGTGTTGACGAGCGGTTCGCACGAGCCGATGCGGTACTGACCTCGCATCCATCCGGGCTGGCCAGCTCACCCATTACTACGCCAGAGCGAACTTTCAGCGCTGAAAGTTCAGCGGCACAAGGTAGGCTGATTGTTTCTGCAAAACTGGAATGTACACACGAAAATCCACTCAATGCCCGCTGCATTTACGATCCGGACGTGGTCAAGGAGCTTGCAGCATCCATCGCCACTCGTGGGCAAATGGTTCCTGCATCTGCCGTTGCACATCCATCGATTCAGGGCCACTATTTGTTAATCGATGGTCACTACCGCAAAAAAGCCGCGGCAGCTGCCGGGCTTCAGACTATGGACCTGGTGGTTCGTCAGAGCGAAGGGGAAATCGAGCTGTACCGACTGAGTTGGCTTCTCAATGAAGAGCGTAGCGCCCAGAGCCCCCTGGACAACGCTTTTGCCTGGAGAAAGCTTCTGGACAAGGGCTTGGTCCAGAATGAGGGAAAAATCGCCGAGCTCCTTGGAATCTCCGCCGCTACAGTGAATAAAACCTTGGCGCTGCTCAACTTGCCGACAGCTGCGCTCGACAAAATGAGAGAGCGCCCAGCCAAGTTCGGTGTCTTCACTGGTTACGAATTGACGTTGGCAGCGAAAAAGATAGAAGAAAGCGCGCTACTTGATCTGGTCAACAAAATTATTGCAGAAGATCTCTCCTCAAGAGAGGTCAGCGCGATCCGAGCAAAGATCGAATCAGGCAGCACACGAAAACGCAAAGAGACATCGCGCCAATACAAGGTTCAAAACAATGGCCAGCATATCGGTTCACTCAAAGAGTGGGATTCAGGAAAAGTGGCTCTCGAGGTTATCCTGATAAATCCAAAAGACAGGGCCGCACTTGTGGCTGAATTGAAGGCTAGGTTTTGCATTATGAAGTGA
- a CDS encoding IS6 family transposase — protein sequence MLATKGMRFSIDVILVCIRWYAAYPLSYRHLEEMMEERGVFVDHSSINRWAIRFLPLLEKVFRKHKRAVGGSWRMDETYIKVKGAWKYLYRAVDKEGKTVDFLLTARRDKAAALRFFEKAMKANGVPEKVTMDKSGANKAAMDEINARGETPVIVRQVKYLNNIVEQDHRAVKRVTKPMLNFKSFRSAKNVLAGIELMHMIRKGQFLLEGCIELSFADQFYALAGQIRPV from the coding sequence ATGCTGGCAACCAAAGGGATGCGATTTTCAATTGACGTGATTCTGGTATGCATCCGTTGGTACGCGGCTTATCCGTTGAGTTACCGCCATCTCGAGGAAATGATGGAGGAACGCGGCGTGTTTGTCGACCATTCCTCGATCAATCGCTGGGCAATCCGGTTTCTGCCCTTGCTTGAGAAAGTGTTCCGCAAGCACAAGCGCGCGGTGGGCGGCAGCTGGCGGATGGACGAAACCTATATCAAGGTCAAGGGCGCCTGGAAATATCTCTACCGCGCGGTGGACAAGGAAGGCAAGACAGTCGACTTCCTGCTGACGGCCAGGCGCGACAAGGCCGCAGCCCTGCGGTTCTTTGAAAAAGCCATGAAGGCCAACGGTGTTCCCGAGAAGGTCACGATGGACAAGAGCGGCGCCAACAAGGCGGCCATGGATGAGATCAATGCCCGAGGTGAAACACCGGTCATCGTGCGACAAGTGAAGTACCTCAACAACATCGTGGAGCAGGACCATCGCGCTGTCAAACGGGTCACCAAACCGATGCTCAACTTCAAGTCATTTCGATCGGCCAAAAATGTCCTGGCCGGCATCGAACTCATGCACATGATCCGCAAAGGTCAGTTCCTGCTGGAAGGCTGTATCGAGCTGTCTTTTGCCGACCAGTTTTATGCATTGGCAGGACAAATCCGTCCCGTTTGA
- a CDS encoding ferritin-like domain-containing protein, with protein MSAIDKDKVIAVLNRILEAELAGVVRYTHYSFLVFGFGRIPMVSWLREQASESLLHAQQAGEWITTLGAYPSLVIGSLLDSHKHDIGAILRESLEAEGDALTLYRELLALVEDRSVALEEFARQMILAEEGHAAQVDKMLRKPGELSAFVARPV; from the coding sequence ATGTCAGCAATTGATAAAGACAAGGTGATTGCCGTATTGAACCGGATCCTCGAAGCAGAACTGGCCGGTGTGGTGCGGTATACCCACTATTCGTTCCTCGTTTTCGGCTTCGGTCGCATTCCAATGGTGTCGTGGTTGCGCGAACAGGCCAGCGAATCGCTGCTGCATGCGCAGCAAGCCGGAGAATGGATCACCACGCTGGGCGCCTATCCGTCTTTGGTCATCGGGTCGCTGTTGGACTCGCATAAGCATGACATCGGTGCGATTTTGCGCGAATCATTGGAAGCCGAAGGCGACGCATTGACTTTGTACAGGGAATTGTTGGCGCTCGTCGAGGATCGCTCCGTCGCGCTGGAGGAGTTCGCTCGTCAGATGATTCTTGCTGAAGAGGGGCATGCGGCGCAAGTCGACAAGATGCTGCGCAAACCCGGAGAGCTGTCGGCATTTGTGGCGCGCCCGGTCTAA
- a CDS encoding helix-turn-helix domain-containing protein — MLSQHIIDQLQPYDFDRLAHKEKDGRRRLRLIALAHLKDGKSYTEVAAALRLTRHAVMRWVQWFSAGGVARLAGMPHDWSTQRLAKAQEEAFRQAVEQLQCERGGGRVRGKDIRQLLDRQFGVAYSLNGVYDLMKRLGMVWISARAVSPSADPVAQAEFKKKLRPGSRSNAAPEHCA; from the coding sequence ATGTTATCTCAGCACATCATTGATCAGCTGCAGCCCTATGACTTTGACCGTCTGGCCCACAAGGAAAAGGATGGGCGCCGCCGACTGCGATTGATCGCGCTGGCGCACCTCAAGGACGGCAAGAGCTATACCGAAGTGGCCGCTGCATTGCGCTTGACCCGTCACGCCGTCATGCGCTGGGTGCAGTGGTTTAGCGCTGGCGGCGTGGCCCGTCTGGCCGGCATGCCGCACGACTGGAGTACGCAGCGCCTTGCCAAAGCACAGGAAGAAGCGTTTCGCCAGGCCGTCGAACAACTCCAGTGCGAACGCGGCGGTGGGCGGGTTCGGGGTAAAGATATTCGCCAGTTGTTGGACCGGCAGTTCGGCGTTGCCTACAGCTTGAACGGTGTGTATGACCTCATGAAGCGCTTGGGCATGGTATGGATTTCGGCCCGCGCCGTCAGTCCCAGTGCCGATCCGGTGGCACAAGCCGAATTCAAAAAAAAACTTCGTCCAGGAAGTCGCAGCAACGCTGCCCCCGAGCATTGCGCCTGA
- a CDS encoding phosphate ABC transporter substrate-binding protein → MFHIRFTVLGLALGLGASVAAADVVVVVLVVSAKNPMATMNKNQVADIFLGKTSRFPDGRQAVPIDLAESSAARDEFYLNVTGKSPSQLKAHWAKIIFTGRGEPPLEVANGAELKKRMADNPNVLGYIERNMVDDSVRVVLVP, encoded by the coding sequence ATGTTCCACATCAGATTTACCGTCCTGGGGCTCGCCCTGGGTCTGGGCGCGAGTGTCGCAGCCGCCGACGTGGTGGTGGTGGTGCTGGTGGTCTCAGCCAAGAACCCGATGGCCACGATGAACAAGAACCAGGTCGCGGACATTTTTCTGGGCAAGACGAGCCGCTTTCCCGACGGCCGCCAGGCCGTGCCGATCGACCTGGCGGAAAGTTCTGCTGCGCGCGACGAGTTCTATCTCAACGTCACCGGCAAGTCCCCCTCGCAGCTCAAGGCCCACTGGGCAAAGATCATCTTCACCGGGCGGGGAGAGCCGCCACTGGAAGTCGCGAACGGTGCCGAGTTGAAAAAGCGCATGGCCGATAACCCCAACGTCCTCGGCTACATCGAGCGGAACATGGTCGATGACAGTGTGAGAGTGGTGCTCGTGCCCTAG